One genomic segment of Panicum virgatum strain AP13 chromosome 2N, P.virgatum_v5, whole genome shotgun sequence includes these proteins:
- the LOC120662321 gene encoding protein argonaute MEL1-like, whose amino-acid sequence MEGADGRSRPATSRRSNGQRIRSNGVEVDWRAAVSRQCNGHQQPYGRGEGGGRGAGGYPQQPLGRREGAAPGRGGVGPAPVRSAPAAPRPVAPVAVSAAAASTPARPPAPAASGPAPAPPAPAAAVAATALARGMGRLAVAGAHPAAPPAPAAARSAPAQQPAAAPPVSSKGIPHPARPGFGKLGRRVVVRANHFLVEVADNDICHYNVSISPEPKARRINRVVLSELIKAHGETSLAHKMPAYDGSMSMYTAGELPFKSMDFVVKLGRREIEYKVTIRYAARANLYHLQQFLNGQQRDSPHDTIQALDVVMRESPSLNYVTVSRSFFSKQFGAARDIGDGLECWRGYYQSLRPTQMGLSLNIDTCSTSFYKSIPAVQFVKEFLLVTNPRQPFSDRDRLKIKKALRGVRVETTHQQGKKSIYKITGITSVPLEQLSFPCNDGTQLTVVQYFEQRYKYRLQYTAWPCLQSGNDSKPIYLPMEVCQIIEGQKYSRKLSDTQVTSILKATCKRPQERENNIIQMVGHNNYSADRLAQVFGITVTNQMANVQARVLPPPLLKYHESGREKTVAPSIGQWNMINKKMVNGGTVNSWTCLSFSRMPRHVVDRICDDLVQMCNSIGMVFNRKPVIEVQSASPNHIEAALRDVHTRAPNLQLLIVILPDVSSHYGKIKRLCETKLDIVSQCIHPKPNKNKQYFENVALKINVKVGGRNTVLERAFEPSGIPFVSDVPTIIFGADVTHPVAGEDSSASVAAVVASMDWPQVTTYKALVSAQAHRQEIIQNLFWTATDPEKGTPVNGGMIRELLSSFYKRTGRKPERIIFYRDGVSEGQFSHVLLHEMDAIRKACASMQRDYLPPVTFVIVQKRHHTRLFPEVHGRRDLTDKSGNILPGTVVDSSICHPNEFDFYLCSHAGIQGTSRPAHYHVLYDENHFSADALQMLTNNLCYTYARCTRSVSVVPPAYYAHLAAFRARYYDEQAEGTDGASVVSGGPAALRRLPQVKDKVKEVMFFC is encoded by the exons ATGGAGGGCGCAGATGGCAGATCTAGGCCGGCGACGTCGAGACGAAGCAATGGGCAGCGGATCCGGTCCAACGGCGTCGAGGTGGATTGGCGGGCGGCGGTGTCGAGGCAGTGCAACG ggcaCCAGCAGCCTTACGGCCGCGGTGAaggcggaggccgaggcgccGGCGGGTACCCGCAGCAGCCGCTCGGGCGCAGGGAGGGCGCGGccccgggccgcggcggcgtggggccAGCACCCGTCCGTTCCGCTCCCGCCGCGCCACGACCTGTAGCGCCGGTGGCCGTCTCCGCGGCAGCCGCCTCGACTCCCGCGAggccgcccgctcccgccgcgTCGGGTCCGGCGCCAGCGCCTCcagcccccgccgcggcggtggctgcTACCGCCTTGGCGAGAGGCATGGGGAGGCTGGCCGTGGCGGGCGCGCAccccgccgctcctcccgcgcctgctgcagctagatccgCGCCCGCGCaacagccggcggcggctccgccgGTGTCGAGCAAGGGGATCCCGCACCCGGCGCGCCCGGGGTTCGGCAAGCTGGGGAGGAGGGTCGTCGTGCGCGCGAACCACTTCCTCGTCGAAGTGGCCGACAACGACATCTGCCATTACAAC GTTTCAATCAGTCCTGAACCGAAGGCAAGAAGAATCAACAGGGTGGTGCTTTCGGAGCTTATCAAGGCGCACGGTGAGACATCGCTCGCCCACAAGATGCCTGCATACGATGGAAGCATGAGCATGTACACTGCAGGCGAGCTGCCATTCAAGTCAATGGATTTTGTTGTCAAGTTGGGACGCCGAGAAAT TGAGTACAAAGTGACAATTCGATATGCGGCACGGGCAAATCTGTACCACCTGCAGCAGTTCCTCAACGGTCAGCAAAGGGACTCACCACATGACACAATCCAAGCACTTGATGTTGTAATGAGGGAATCGCCTTCTCTCAA TTATGTCACTGTTTCAAGATcgttcttctccaagcagttTGGTGCTGCAAGGGACATTGGTGATGGGCTGGAGTGTTGGAGAGGATATTATCAGAGCTTGCGCCCCACTCAAATGGGCCTCTCGTTGAACATTG ACACATGCTCGACTTCATTCTATAAATCTATCCCTGCGGTACAATTTGTTAAGGAGTTTCTACTGGTGACAAACCCCAGGCAGCCTTTTTCGGACAGGGATCGTTTGAAG ATTAAGAAAGCCCTGCGTGGAGTTCGTGTTGAGACCACACACCAGCAGGGCAAAAAGAGCATCTACAAGATAACTGGGATTACTTCTGTCCCACTAGAACAACTGAG CTTTCCTTGCAACGATGGCACTCAGCTGACTGTTGTTCAATACTTTGAACAACGTTACAAGTACCGGTTGCAATACACTGCTTGGCCCTGCCTGCAGTCCGGCAATGATTCTAAGCCGATATATTTACCGATGGAG GTCTGTCAAATTATTGAAGGGCAGAAATACTCTAGGAAGCTCAGTGACACACAGGTGACCAGCATACTAAAGGCAACCTGTAAACGGCCCCAAGAGAGGGAGAACAATATCATCCAG ATGGTTGGCCACAACAACTATTCAGCTGATAGGCTGGCACAGGTGTTCGGGATCACTGTCACCAATCAGATGGCAAATGTGCAAGCTCGTGTGCTGCCTCCACCCTTG CTGAAATACCATGAATCTGGAAGGGAGAAAACTGTTGCACCAAGCATCGGGCAGTGGAATATGATTAACAAG AAAATGGTCAATGGTGGAACTGTTAACAGCTGGACTTGTTTGAGCTTTTCGCGGATGCCACGTCATGTTGTAGACAGAATATGCGATGACTTGGTTCAGATGTGCAATTCCATTGGCATG GTTTTCAATCGAAAGCCAGTGATAGAAGTTCAGTCAGCTTCTCCCAACCACATAGAAGCTGCTCTAAGGGATGTTCACACGAGGGCTCCCAATCTCCAGCTGCTTATTGTGATTCTTCCAGATGTTTCTAGTCATTATG GGAAAATTAAGAGGCTGTGCGAGACTAAACTTGATATAGTATCTCAGTGCATACATCCAAAGCCCAACAAAAACAAGCAGTATTTCGAAAACGTTGCCCTTAAAATCAATGTGAAG GTTGGAGGGCGTAATACAGTGCTTGAGAGAGCCTTCGAGCCTAGTGGAATACCTTTTGTCTCAGATGTACCAACAATCATTTTTGGTGCTGATGTTACCCATCCTGTAGCAGGCGAAGACTCATCGGCATCTGTTGCAGCT GTGGTGGCATCCATGGACTGGCCTCAAGTAACAACCTATAAAGCTCTGGTCTCTGCCCAAGCACATAGGCAGGAGATTATACAGAATCTCTTCTGGACTGCTACAGATCCAGAGAAAGGCACCCCAGTAAATGGTGGAATGATAAG GGAGTTGCTGTCTTCATTCTATAAGAGGACTGGCCGAAAACCTGAAAGGATTATTTTTTACAG gGATGGTGTAAGTGAAGGACAGTTCAGCCACGTTTTGCTCCATGAAATGGATGCAATCAGGAAGGCTTGTGCCTCTATGCAACGTGATTATCTACCCCCAGTGACATTTGTAATAGTACAGAAAAGGCACCACACAAGGCTCTTCCCTGAGGTTCATGGAAGGCGTGATCTCACTGATAAAAGTGGAAACATTCTTCCTG GAACTGTGGTTGATTCCAGCATTTGTCATCCCAACGAGTTTGATTTCTACCTTTGTAGCCATGCTGGAATCCAG GGAACAAGCAGGCCAGCACACTATCATGTCCTCTATGACGAGAACCATTTCTCGGCTGATGCGCTGCAGATGCTAACTAACAACCTGTGTTACAC ATATGCACGCTGCACGCGCTCTGTCTCAGTTG TTCCACCGGCCTACTACGCTCACCTGGCCGCGTTCCGCGCGAGGTACTACGACGAGCAGGCAGAGGGCACCGATGGAGCCTCTGTTGTCAGTGGCGGCCCAGCTGCGCTCCGCCGGCTCCCGCAGGTCAAGGACAAAGTGAAGGAAGTGATGTTCTTCTGCTGA